In Tripterygium wilfordii isolate XIE 37 chromosome 17, ASM1340144v1, whole genome shotgun sequence, the genomic window AATGTGTTAGgaaaacattgaaatttgagTTTCCATTTCTAACTTTTAGCAGTTTAgttaaattgttttcaaaagtcAACTGAAATAAAAGTCatcccaatttttttaaaaaactatttCTAGAGTTAACAAAGTGATTAGAATTGTcataaccacttgggtgatagtctagGACTGTATTTGGGGCAAATCATATAGATTcgaaaggtcatgagttcaatttTCACTGGAAGCAAGATCTTTGTGGCCATGCACTGTGCTTTGACCAAACTTACATGGTGTCAGGTGCAAAAATTATGTGTGCGCGACCCTAACGGTCctagtttaggctcatatcgaatgtttaaatgacaaatttgtatgatgtcggTATAGTCTAGTGGTGAATCTCTAAGGACTAAACCGTATAGACTCGGAAGGTCGCGACTCACGAATTCGATTCTTATTGAAAACAATATCTTTGTGGTCACACTCTGacttttgacccaacttactatgttgtttgatgaaACTTTTTGTGCCCATGGACCTGATGACTCGAGGTTACTgcatatcggatgtccaaataACAAACTTGTCAGACTTCCCCGCTAAACTGCAAGTGGACTACCAAATACTTGTTTGTGTACGTGCCGGTCACTTGGGCCTAACTATTATCAAAACATGGCCTACGCAAGGACTTGTTAATGTATGCCTGTATGGGCCGGTCACTTGGGCCTAACTCCTTAACCAAGCGTGGCCCATAATGACATAGCAACCGTTTGTCTTGCTTCTTGCCGTTCACGATTTATGTATCTAGGAATTCGCTATTTTTAAGGTCAATGAATTTtgtatgttctttttttttttgatataccTAAGATAGTCTCCAATGATACCTTTCACGACTTTTTGAGTGACCCAATTTATACTTCATCGGTTAGGTTAAAACATTGCTCATGACGTCCAAAACTAGTTTGATCTGAGTGACGTATCAGATGGTCGGACTAACGTCAGAAAGTGTCTACTTGGATCTGATGAGGTGACATGTACAATAAAAAACATGAGCCATAAGGGGTCTTGAGTTTGTTctcgggggacctctccgacacTCAAGTCAATTCGAATGCTTTTAGCGGGGAGTGCTCGAAACTCTTGCTCTCAAGTTCTAGCAATTAAGAATGTTGGTTTCAGAATTCATGATCCATTACCTGACACTAGAGGTCTCCTTATATATAAGTTCGAGAACTATAAATTTGGTAGGAGAAGATATCATCCTTCCCGATTCTTAGGCGGGTTTTGAGGAGGGTGAATCTTATCTTGATTAATTTCTTAATTGGAGTCAGTCTCATTTAGAATTCTCAGATCCCCTTGGTGTTCGGTCACCATGGGTTTCCGTGGTGATTATGCTAGTTCTCGGCTTATCCACACACCTCAAGTGTCGTTTGCTCGGCCCATCGCCTTGGATTAATCTTGATCGGCAGCTCGGGGTGAGCATGTTCGGTACATCGGTCAATGTGTCAGCTCGGCTATCCTAGTGCCAAGTGTCATCATTCTAATGGAGTGTAATTTTGGTACAATTCGATATTTGGATGGCTTAGTGCATTGTACAAGGTGTGAGTTATAATGGCCATGTTGGGTACCCTATAATAGAATGGACATTTTCAAGACACCACCACAACTAATTCATGTGAACAAGCCATTTCTACTAACTTTCAAAAATTCAATTGGGATGGGATACAGCTATTCATTACCACATTAGCTCTATATTCAACAAACTACACTATAAGTCTATAATGGGGACAGTACTGGCAGCATCAAGCACTACACCTAACAATTATTTGATTTGAAGGTCCCAGCCATCCAATTCTATGAATTAATTCCTGATTTTATCATGTGAACAACTTTGTAGTGCTCTATATAGCAAAGCCAAGGGTTAGTAAAtatttctacatatatatatatatatgtacgatTGGTTCTAATATACTGTCGATTCCTCTATACCTTGTCTTTTCCAAATTTCGGGTcatctttcttttatttattaccaaaattaaaatcaaccgcgtgtgtgttttgttgttctgattttctttgtttggtcaTATATGGTATTTTGTATGAGTTTGTAGACGCGTTTTCTGAGTTTAACTATCAATGATGATAactcatgaaaaataaattcgtGTGGGTCCGTGATTCAGAGTGGACAATATCTCTAATATGTTTgagttgagaatttcaacaTAGTATCAGAGTAAAGTCTCGGTTTAGTTGAACGAGTCTCTATGTGTCCACTTGTTAGGTCTGACATAATACAGCTCACAAGTGTGAGGGAATGTCAATActaaaataccacatcggtctAGCATAACACAACCGATTGACCGAGTGCTTTATAAGTAAAGCTCATCTCCTCTCACAATGTAAATGTATTTTCTAGACCTAAATACCAATGACAATGACCCATTAAAGACAAATCTGTGCGGACCCGTGGTCTAAAGCGAACAATAGTGTAGTTGGACAGGGAATTTCAACAATATAAGTTAGTTGATAGCAATTTTAAATTCCCCAACAACGAATACATGCAGGTCTTGCCATGGATTCAAAATCTTCTCATCTCCCTAACATTCTCTTTATTGTTTGTCTCTCGTGCCAGTATTTCAACTTCTCTTCAGGGATTGCAGACACTGAAGCAGAGTACAACAGATGGATTTCTTGGCATGTCAAGAACCACCAGAGGAAGACAACGATGAGAGGAAACTCAGCAAATCAAGGCCCCAACCTTGATGACAAGTTGTTGAATGCTGAGAAGAAGAAAACGACATTAATTGTCAGTCAGGATGGGACTGGTGATTTCAAGACCATCAATGAAGCTATTGCCAGCATTCCAAAACACAACACTAGGAGAGTTATTCTCAATATCAAACCAGGCCTCTACAGGTATATTTTATcatattttaacttttattcTTTCAATGGCATTGCATTTCCGGTAATGTTCTCATAGTCTCATCTAGCCGACCCTAAACTTTTAGGGGATAAACGTTTGGATGATGACGAATGGCATTGCATTTGATCACTTACtctgtttttcattttgtaGAGAAAAGGTTAATATCACCAAAGACAAGccttttattacattttttggGGATTCAGGGTCAGAAAACCCACCAACAATTAGTTGGAATGACACCGCAGAAATTGTTAACAAGACACTCAATAGTGCCTCTGTTATTGCAAGTGCAGATTATTTTGTGGCCATAAACATGAAATTTGAGGTAAATGAATCTGAGCAAATCAAAAGCTCAAAACATCTTTAAGCTGCTGCATCTATATTTGTCGTTGTTTCGGCAACAGTCTTATGGATCCCAGTGTTTTTGTCCCAGCTATCCCAAATGCTGAGATGGGACCCACGATTTCACATTGATATCATGTGTTTACATCTCAGCATTTGGGATAACTAGGACAAAAAACACTGGAATTCTTAgcattttcgttggttgattgTTTTGGGTGGTTGTTATAGCGTTGAATTAGTGCAGAACACAGCTCCTCATTATGAAAATGGATCGGAAAAACAACAAGCTGCTGCAATTCGTATATCAGGGAACAAGGCAGCATTTTACAATTGTACATTTCTGGGTAAACAAGACACTCTATATGATCATAAGGGCATGCACTATTTCAATAACTGCTATATCCAAGGATCTGTTGATTTCATTTGTGGCCATGCACTGTCCCTTTATGAGGTAAAATTCACTGTTTTTGGGCCTTAATGGGccagtagtagtagtagtggaAGCCCAGTCCAAGATTAAAGATGTAGACCATGTTTGAATGAATGCAGAAGTGCGTGTTGAATTCGACTGCGGACAAGATGGGCTTTTTGACGGCCCAAAACCGGTCCAACGCTACAATGGAAAGTGGGTTTTCATTCAAGGACTGTTTGGTTACAGGGAGTGGGTTGATTTATCTTGGAAGAACATGGGGTGATTATTCAAGGGTTGTGTTCTCCTACACGTTTATGGACAAAATTGTTCTTCCAAAAGGATGGAGTGAAATGGGTGGTCATCCAAAAAATCATTCGTAAGTtcactttatatatatacactaaccGTTTAATCTCAACCGTTAAATTTGACCGATAACTAAGATTAAAATTTGATTTCTAAAACCCATGTTTGCTCACATCCATCTTTCTCTCTAAAATCCGTTGGTCGAATAAAATTTTAATCTCAATCGTTGGTTAAATCCAACGATTGAGATCATTAAACTGTCTGTTAACAGGGATTCTTCCGTATGTGAGgaaccctatatatatgtcactcactttattaattaattgaaattaatgtaaatttgatggtgtttaattaATTTACAGGACGGTTTATTATGGGGAATACAAATGTGAAGGGCCTGGATCCAATTTAACAGGGAGGGTGCCATGGTCAAAAAACTTGACAGATGCAGAGGCAAAACCTTTTATAGGGGATTACTTTGTGGATGGAGATACTTGGCTTATATATTAGACCTAATTGAGAACTCTTGTGTAGCTcttttatgaattatttatttttaccatAACTACAATGCATGAGCAGCCTGATTATTAATTTGTTCCAACAACTATGACATACcctaaataatgtaataaatattatatattgtcaagaatttgtgttgtttttcacTCATGCCATGCCTTTGTTTTCAAGTGTTTTTCCAAACTTGTGTGATTAAATTTTGCCTTGATTAGTTCCTATACATACCCAAGATGTGAGTTGTTCATAGAATTATCAAGGGAAAAGTGATCACATTTGTCGTAGTACATGAATCACACAAAGATGGATTGTTTTACAATGGAAACCTCTATCCATTCATCGCAGAGTTTTGGATTCTGAGGGAAATAAACAAAGACAAGACGCTTGTCTTGGATTGAAATAACGTGAAACGAGTTCTGACATGGGGAATGACAACATtgtaataaaagaaaaggaagcacAGGCACTAAGCCATTAACCACAATCCCGCCAAGCCAAAGATATCCCCGAGAGTAGTATCAGCAGCTGACTGCTCTCTCTCATAAAAGCAGCGACTCATTGAAGTTGAAAAGGAATTCTGACTCTCTGAGCTGTCGTCTAGGGTTTTCTGCTTCGAAAATGGTGGGTTTCGATTCAGATCAACGATTACTCTTCGGTAAAGGCACAAAGGTGGAAGTAAGCAACGATGAGGAAGGCTTCAAAGGCGCATGGTACAGAGCCAGCATTCTTGAATCGTCTCCTAAATCTGTttacaagaagaaaaagaaagtcttGGTTGAATACGAGGCCTTGCTCATGGAAGACGGGTCCAGTCCTTTGGTTGAGCATGTGGACCCTGCTCACATTAGGCCTTTGCCGCCTGAAGAAGAAAGTGGCTGCCGGGTTTTTGAGCTAAATGAAATCGTTGATGCAGGGTACCGTGACGGGTGGTGGGTTGGTACTGTAAAGAAGGTTCTCGAGGGTTCCAGGTACAGAGTCTATTTTGATAACCCTCCAGATGTTATTGATTTCGATGGTAGAGATCTGAGGTTGCACTGGAATTGGTTACTTGGCAACTGGTTCCGACCCGTGAAAGAGGTATTTTTCTTGTGGGTCTATCATTTTTTGAGGTGCATGTCTTGTTTAATGGGTTAATTTTGGGGATTTATAGCCATGCAGTTGCTGATTCTTTCAGTAAATGGAGTTTGTTGCTTTTATGTAAACTGCAGTGAGCAAAAGTTGTTGATTAGATGATTCGCCAgatacagtttttttttccttctcaatgCGTGGTCAGATACTGAAGTTTCTGAAATTTTCTTAATGATCTTTGCTTTATAGGTTTTTTCTGGTTCTTATGATGGTTTATCCTCCGCATTTAAGCTTCTTGCGGTTTGAAAGCCATCCATGGATCCTTGTGTGATATGCATTCTACCGGTTTGCCAATGGAAATTACCTACTAGATTACGTGCTTAgcattacttttttttgtttcattttgattACTTATACAATTATCTCAGCCATCTTTATCAGCATTACATTGGATACGTACGAGTCTGCAAAAGTAGAACTTGATCTTGCAATTATCTTTAGAAGATGAATTAAGTATTAACCCCTTTGTGGTAACGAAGTGCAGCCCCAGATTCTATTTTTCCGCAAATAGAGGATGCATGttcttataattttgtttttgctaAATAACTGTTCTTCAAATATTTCGTGTACAAAGTCCATTAAACCATGTCTTTCATTCTGCTTCTACACTATTTATATAGTCACTGTTATCGTAATGAATTTTTGCCATAAGTGATTGAATTGCGCCATTTTATTTTTGAAGCAAGTGGCAGACTCGATTTTTAGCTCTGGGGCAGCAGTGGAAGTAAATCCTGATAGCCCTAGCCTTTGTGATGTGTGGTTCCCTGCAATTGTTATTAAAGATTATGGCAACGACAATTTCTTGGTGAAGTATAACACAGAATATGGCGAGGACGTGGATGCAGTAAAAATTTATGTAGATTTGCTCCATATTAGACCTATGCCTCCCTGTTATCTGGATAGGAGTTATGAGTTACTGGAGAAAGTGGATACATCATATGGTATTGGTTGGCGGGCTGGAGTAATTACCAAAGTTCTTGCTGGTGGGAGGTACATTGTATTCTTTAAACAAGTTAATGAGGATAAAGAGTTCAGTCACTCAGACATAAGGCCTCATCTTGAATGGATTGATGGGAAATGGATCAGTGCGTCCAAGGTATAGTTTCTTTAACTGTGCACCTGTTATGAGCAGGTATTTGTATCTCATATTGTTTGGTGATCACCTGATCTTCATCAGGTCTTGTGTAGTTTTGTAACTTTTGTTATTCTTTCCCCCTTGGTCTCTATGGGCTCTTCTCAGTCAGGTTGGGTTTATGCCCCTATTCTTTCCCCCTTAGTACTATTTGTTGATCTATTATGTGGTCATAAAAGGGAGGATACAAAAGTTCTGCTCTCCCTTTATTTGTTTGGCATTTGTGTGTTTTCACATCTAGTTTTTGAATCTCAATTGTGGAGGACATTTCCAATTTCTGAGTTTTAGTGTTGGTCCTTACTATAACTACTGTGTGTTATTTTTAGCTTAATGGTGTTGAGTGTACCTTTGTTTTCAGGAAATCTTCGTTGTTCCTGATTGTCTAGAACAATCTTGTGATGCCTTGAACAGTAACTGTAATTCTGAAGTAGTTCTTCAGCTTGAAAGTACCGGTGCTTCCCACAACTCTGAGGTGGCTGTTGTACTTGAAATGGCAGGTGCTTTCCGCAACTCTCAGGTTGACGCCCAACTTGAAATGACAGGTGCTTTCAAGTATCACGCTGAAGATGAAAATCCTCGTTCCACAAGCGTAGAGAGCAAACTGATGGAGCAGCCTGCTGCTGGCTCTGAAAACTCCCCTTCCTATTGTTTGCCTGCCAGCCAGAAAAGGTTTAggattgcagctcctaatcgtTATTATATGCATTCACAACCTCGCAAAGATCCAATGCAAGAAGATTATGAAGAGATTCCATTATCTAGAgcattgaagttaaagaagagCCCTCTTGAAATGTTAACTAAAGATACAACCCATGGTTTCACCACCCCAAACAAAGGTGGTTCGGTTAAGAGATTCTCTAGAAGCCCTGCAGTTGTTAGTTGGGATTTTTCTCAACCGAAGAGCTCTTTCTCCGAAAATAATGTTGTGAGTCAGGTTTTCATCAGTGCTCCATATATTCcgctttcttttatctttttcttttgaatatgaGAAAAACATGTAAGCATTCATATGGCAGTACCACCATTCTAGATTTGTTATTTCATTAAGTTTCAcatgagagttgagaatttGTAAAGATTGACTTAGTAGTACCATTAACCTATTTTTTCATTTCATAtcattgtatcacatcttgaaCTGTTGGGTTTTGCGTCTACATTTTAGTATttgcttttttttaaatattgtcaCACTGGCACAGTTGTATCCAGTCTTATGTGAGAAATTAGCTTGATTATGGAATTTTACTGCCTAAACACACTAATCTGTTTTTGTATTATAGAATAGGATCTGTTAATTGTTGTCTCAGTTGTGTTTCTTAATCGGTTACAGAAAGAGTTTGAGCAAGGTGTTTTAGAATGAGTTATCTAGGAACTCAAAGAAACCAATATTTGAATTGAAGCAATCTGAGTGGatgctttctctctctacatctCATTATTTATTGGCAATGACGATTCATTAGGCTCGTTTTCTTAGTGGTCCAATATATGCATTAGTAAGTGTTCCCATTTTGATCTTTGGTTCTGGCTTTTCTCCAACTGCACTTTTGTTCGATGCATTTCTGATTAACGCACATCGGTCCATGTTATTGTATATGGCATGCAtcacaaaatatattgaatGAAACTTGGAAACTACTAATAAAGGACTTGTTTATCATTGtttaattttcagtttttgtgggCTTGTAGATGACACTTTTATTTACTGGTGCAGAAGGCAAAGTATCAGAAAATCCATTCTGCAACAAGGAAAAAACGAGCtgtaaaatcaaagtcaaatatAACGCCTGTTTCAGTAGCGGGTATTTATCTTTGTTATTCGTTAGTTGCACTGATTGTGTGTTCTGTATGATAGAAACTTGCTATGAAATGTTCAGGTAAGAGGAACAGGAAAAGACATATTGCTTCTATGGATATGAATGAAGATAGCGCAAAAGTGAATGATCCCGGGGTCCCTCTCATTTGTGCTTCCAAGGCCGAAGGAATTAGGGACTTGCAAGCTGAGAATTCTTCTCAACTTCAAAGTAAGGAACCATTGAAGCTAAAGATGGATCtgaatgagaagaaaaataatcaGGCAGGAGATAAGAGTGCGGTAAGCTCTGGGACTTGCAAAAGCTTTCTCGAGGCCATTTGCTTAGCCTCCTTGTAATCTTTTTCTGCACCTTCCCTTTGCTCTAACAAGTCCTTTTTTCTGGCATGTCTTTATTTTGGACTAGACTAGGAGctctattttattatttttttgattggaaattttttttattcaatggCACCAAGACAATGCATCAAAAGAGTACAGAAGGGCCAAAAAATGGCCTCCAAAAGACTAATACAAGAGAAAAAACCACACAAGATTTAGAATTGTTTCTCTAACATTATACCCCCTTGATCCGACCCTGGATACCAAAAACAGAGGTTATTAAGCACCTATTGTTCCTCTCCAACCAGATTGTCCAGCAAGTAACCAGagacaaaagctgaactagatcACTCAGATTCTTCACCTTGGAGAGGCTTGCGTAGGTCTTCAGCTCTTCTTTGACATTTCCCGCAACAACACACTTAATGCCCAGAAATCTTTCCGAACCCATCTGTGTCTACCAATCACAATGGGGAAGGATATGGTTAACACTTTCCTCATTCTTTTTACACAGGAAGCACTTATTTTCCAAAGTATGGCCTCTTCGCTTTAGATTGTCTACAGTTAATATCCTTTTCCAAGTTCGTTTCCAAAGGAAGAAATGCATTTCTGAAAAATTGTACATCCCATATGGCTTCCCCATCAACCATATTTCTCACCTCATCAATCCTTACATTCGAGTTCCTAGGAGCTCTCATTAGTTTAATTTAGCCACTTGAAGACTTTATTATAGAATTGTAATTGCGTTAAAGCTGTTTAATTCATATTGTGTCACAGCACCTCCTAACAGGTTAATAGATGatgaattttttgggttttaaagTTTTCATAATCTTAGAACGTGTTTGGAAATGGGAAACTAACGGTGTCAGTTGCACTTAGCTTGCGGAGGAATTTCATACTTCAGATGGTACCTGTTGTCATGGGTATCATTTTAAGTTGTGACACTGTTTTTAAGTACCAGTTGAAAGTGAAAATTTTTGTTGTGGAAAAATTGATTTCTTATTGTTCATTCAAAAAAACCTAAACACAACCTTCTGAAATAAGAAAATATGTCGTTAAAAATAATATCCATGCTTCTAGGTTTGTACCATTTGATTCTTTAATCattgaacatatatattttcCAACATGTAGGCAACTTCTCTTGCTCTTTTCGTATTGTCGTAAACATGTTGGTTCTCAGTTCTCACTCAACCTGCTTGTAGTTTCAAGCATTACTAGTCTCTTGCCTTGGTCTTTTCCTGAAATGGTATTTATATTGTGGAGAGGGAGGCTCTCGAACTTGTGGATCATTTTTCTGTTAgatacttgaacaaatatttCTAGTACTTGTGTTATAGGTCCTCGTGCTGAAAATTAATCCACAGAAGAGTATGGGAGGCAgtcagaaaagaaagagaggaagacCGTGCAAGTTAGTTGTCTCTGAGCCGAATATTAAAGAGGCTGGTATGTTATATAAATTAACCTACAGTCAAATCTTTTGTCCCGAATagtttggaatttggatatTTTATATAACTTAAACTACAGTCAAATTACTGTATAGTGATGATTTCCAGGTGAAGTGCAGCAGGGAGCTGGCGATGATATCCGTGAAACAGAGGCAGAGGATTGCGTATTTAGTGAGGTTATAGTGCCAATGCTCCAACAGGTGGATTCTATAGGTGGGACTTCTAAGTGGCTGATTGTCTGAAGTTTGTTTCAGCTTTACTCTGTGAGTTTGTGATGTTTATAGTGTCATCTTGCAATGTTTGAGAACATATGAAGCTATATAATCAAAATGCCCCTTGGGGTAAAGAGAGAATGTTGAATGAAACATTTCTCAAATAATAGTCTTTCGTTTATATAAAAAGGGTGCGTCGAGAAGCTATCATCAAGACGAGTAGATAAACAACGAAAAGGTCGGTATTTGTCTTCTTGAGTAAAGGGAATGATTTTCCTTGCTAAGAATGATTCAATTGCAGGAATtcagattgtgaagagtccctCACATGCTTTTTTCCTTGTCTGTAAATTGCAGGATATATTTTTTCTTACACATCAACGGCTTGTCAGTCCACGAAATAAAACCTCATAATCTATTTTACCAGCAGTCCTGCTACATCATTTTTGTCTGTGTGCAAAGAATGTCCTTTGGAGCAACAATGCAGCTTCTTCTAGGGAAAGTTTGGCATGTAGAAATGATGTAATTTAGCTTCTTTCAATGAGAGTGAATTGgggaataaaaataaatagtcTTTCTGTGCagcccttttcttttctttctttggaaGGTGGTTCCAATGTTGCTGATTACGAACCATGTAATATCAGTTCAGTAAAATGGCATAAAAATTAGCAGAAACCCTGCCACCCTGCTTTTGGCTTTTCCCTTCTTTCTTTTATCTGGTTTGCACAATGACAAAGGTAGCCAAAGAGGAGGAGACATATACTTATGCATGCATTTGTTGTATACGAGTTTTCTGGTTATATAGTGGGAACTGAGTGGATTTAGCTTCTAGACTCTCCAGGTGCACCCGTACTGGGAATTGCTGAAGTTTCTCAAGAAGATGGCACGAGAAAAGAAGTGGACATTGCTATAACCGCAGTTTCAGATGATATTACTGATGGTGATCAACCTTTATCAAGTTGGTTTGGCGGGAATCATTCATCAACAAGTTTCGATGAGCTTCGTaagtttctctttgtttttgttgtacTTCCTCATGTATGTAggtatttgattgtaattgttCTCTGTCCAGGACTATCCTCTGGTAGGGTTGACAATGGAGGGAGGGAAAGGAGAGAAAGACAACTTAATGGGGCACCAGAATCTTCTCCTTTTGTGACGGTAGACGACAGTGTACCATATAGTACTGCATGCTCGCCTTTTGTAAAGAGGTCGTCAGTTTGGCAAACCATTGAATCAATGGAAGTATTCCGAATATTGCCCCAAGAGCCACACTTCTATCCCTTAGCTGAATGTAAAGAAGAGCATAGAGAAGGATCTGCTATTGGCATGATGGTAACATTTGCTAGTTTGTTTGAGAAGATATCAACGTTGCAAATTGACTATCCAAGCAGCATATTCAATAGGACTCTCGAAACACTTGACGACTTGGAAAAGTATgggtttgatgttttgggattAAAAGATCGTGTTCGTCAATTGTTGTCGATGAAAGACGGGCATGTGCAGTTGCTAAATGGTTCCAGAGACTTTGAGAAGGAACTGACAGTGCATATTCAAGAGACAACAAGACTCGATGAGGAGACAAGGGAGACTGAAAGGAAGCTAAGTGAGTTGCAGAAACAACTTGAGGCAATAAAGTCGAAGAAGGTGGTGAAAGATGATATGATTGCCAAATTACAGTCAGAGATGGAAGCTGCAAATTCTTGCGTTCAGAATATCCGCTCTGATTTTCAGAAACAAGCTACTGCCTCTTGGAAACTGCCATGATCACTCACATTCCTCGCCCTTCGTTTTGTTGCTGGTATGAAGTAATGTACATATGGTGTATGTTAGATTTGTAATTAACAAGAAAAGTAGAATGGTATGCGTATGGAGGTACGTTCGACTTCTGCATCACTAATTTACCTTTGTGTTCTGTTTAACTAGCTATATCTAGTCTTTCAGACGTTAACGCGCTGTTTAGCAATGTATCTCAGGTTTTATTTGTATGTGAAGAAAGTTTCACTTGAGTGGAGACCTTTTGTTAGCAAAAGTGGAACC contains:
- the LOC119982687 gene encoding DUF724 domain-containing protein 6-like isoform X4, with product MVGFDSDQRLLFGKGTKVEVSNDEEGFKGAWYRASILESSPKSVYKKKKKVLVEYEALLMEDGSSPLVEHVDPAHIRPLPPEEESGCRVFELNEIVDAGYRDGWWVGTVKKVLEGSRYRVYFDNPPDVIDFDGRDLRLHWNWLLGNWFRPVKEQVADSIFSSGAAVEVNPDSPSLCDVWFPAIVIKDYGNDNFLVKYNTEYGEDVDAVKIYVDLLHIRPMPPCYLDRSYELLEKVDTSYGIGWRAGVITKVLAGGRYIVFFKQVNEDKEFSHSDIRPHLEWIDGKWISASKEIFVVPDCLEQSCDALNSNCNSEVVLQLESTGASHNSEVAVVLEMAGAFRNSQVDAQLEMTGAFKYHAEDENPRSTSVESKLMEQPAAGSENSPSYCLPASQKRFRIAAPNRYYMHSQPRKDPMQEDYEEIPLSRALKLKKSPLEMLTKDTTHGFTTPNKGGSVKRFSRSPAVVSWDFSQPKSSFSENNVVSQKAKYQKIHSATRKKRAVKSKSNITPVSVAGKRNRKRHIASMDMNEDSAKVNDPGVPLICASKAEGIRDLQAENSSQLQSKEPLKLKMDLNEKKNNQAGDKSAVLVLKINPQKSMGGSQKRKRGRPCKLVVSEPNIKEAGEVQQGAGDDIRETEAEDCVFSEVIVPMLQQVDSIGAPVLGIAEVSQEDGTRKEVDIAITAVSDDITDGDQPLSSWFGGNHSSTSFDELRLSSGRVDNGGRERRERQLNGAPESSPFVTVDDSVPYSTACSPFVKRSSVWQTIESMEVFRILPQEPHFYPLAECKEEHREGSAIGMMVTFASLFEKISTLQIDYPSSIFNRTLETLDDLEKYGFDVLGLKDRVRQLLSMKDGHVQLLNGSRDFEKELTVHIQETTRLDEETRETERKLSELQKQLEAIKSKKVVKDDMIAKLQSEMEAANSCVQNIRSDFQKQATASWKLP
- the LOC119982687 gene encoding DUF724 domain-containing protein 6-like isoform X2, with the translated sequence MVGFDSDQRLLFGKGTKVEVSNDEEGFKGAWYRASILESSPKSVYKKKKKVLVEYEALLMEDGSSPLVEHVDPAHIRPLPPEEESGCRVFELNEIVDAGYRDGWWVGTVKKVLEGSRYRVYFDNPPDVIDFDGRDLRLHWNWLLGNWFRPVKEQVADSIFSSGAAVEVNPDSPSLCDVWFPAIVIKDYGNDNFLVKYNTEYGEDVDAVKIYVDLLHIRPMPPCYLDRSYELLEKVDTSYGIGWRAGVITKVLAGGRYIVFFKQVNEDKEFSHSDIRPHLEWIDGKWISASKEIFVVPDCLEQSCDALNSNCNSEVVLQLESTGASHNSEVAVVLEMAGAFRNSQVDAQLEMTGAFKYHAEDENPRSTSVESKLMEQPAAGSENSPSYCLPASQKRFRIAAPNRYYMHSQPRKDPMQEDYEEIPLSRALKLKKSPLEMLTKDTTHGFTTPNKGGSVKRFSRSPAVVSWDFSQPKSSFSENNVVSQAKYQKIHSATRKKRAVKSKSNITPVSVAGKRNRKRHIASMDMNEDSAKVNDPGVPLICASKAEGIRDLQAENSSQLQSKEPLKLKMDLNEKKNNQAGDKSAVLVLKINPQKSMGGSQKRKRGRPCKLVVSEPNIKEAGEVQQGAGDDIRETEAEDCVFSEVIVPMLQQVDSIDSPGAPVLGIAEVSQEDGTRKEVDIAITAVSDDITDGDQPLSSWFGGNHSSTSFDELRLSSGRVDNGGRERRERQLNGAPESSPFVTVDDSVPYSTACSPFVKRSSVWQTIESMEVFRILPQEPHFYPLAECKEEHREGSAIGMMVTFASLFEKISTLQIDYPSSIFNRTLETLDDLEKYGFDVLGLKDRVRQLLSMKDGHVQLLNGSRDFEKELTVHIQETTRLDEETRETERKLSELQKQLEAIKSKKVVKDDMIAKLQSEMEAANSCVQNIRSDFQKQATASWKLP